ACACTTCACAAGCCTTGAACTAATCAGCAACTTCTTTACTGAAACAATAAATAACATTACACCGGATATGGTAAAATCTATCTGTAGTTACCAATATATCTGCTTAAATACCTTTTGGGCTGCTTAAAATGTCATTTTCGTATAATAGCACAGAGAACCACAGAGATTTTTTTGCACGAAGAACCGCAGAGAAAAGAATAAACCTCTGTGTAAATAATAGCACAGAGAACCGCAGAGATTTTTTTGCACGGAGAACCGCAGAGAAAAGAATAACCCTCTGTGCAACTCTGTGATGCCTCTGTGAACCTCTGTGTAAATAATAGCACAGAGAACCGCAGAGATTTTTTTACACATAGAACTACAGAGAAAAGAATAAACCTCTGTGTAACTCTGTGATGCCTCTGTGAACCTCTGTGTAAATAATAGCACAGAGAACCGCAGAGATTTTTTTACACATAGAACTACAGAGAAAAGAATAAACCTCTGTGTAACTCTGTGATGCCTCTGTGAACCTCTGTGTAAAAATTGTACAGAGAAAAGAATAAACCTCTGTGAGGCATCCGTGCAATCCCGATGTTATTTTGAAAATCATCAGCTAAATTTGTTGCATAGAGGGGCAAACACAATAGCTGTAATCAAATTCAGCTGTTTTGAGACTATATTGAATGTGCAATCGGTGTTTTCACCCGAAGACTTGGATGGAACAAATCTTTTCGGGCAGGGGAGGCGTAATTTGAGTAAAAAGCTTTGTAAGTTGTGCATATTTTACGGCTATATTGCCATATTAACCTCCTCTAACAAAATTTTAGGCTTATGAAACCCCAAACTCTACTTTTCATCTGTTTGCTGACCATTTATTCTGCACTCACCTCATGCACAACCCAACCGAAAACGGCTATTGAAGAAAATACACCCTCATACTTTACCCCTTATGAGCATGGCATACAAACAGGCGGGGTAAAGACCATCCGCATCAACACTCCAAAAGGAGAATTTAACGTTTGGACAAAGCGTTTTGGCAATAATCCGTCTCAAAAAGTTTTGTTGCTCAATGGCGGACCCGGATTGTCCCACGAATACTTTGAATTTTTTGAAAGCTTTTTCCCAAAAGAAGGGATTGAATTTATTTACTACGATCAGTTGGCCTGTGGCAACTCGGACAACCCAAAAGACACCTCACTCTACGATTTGGCGCGCTATGTGGACGAAGTGGAGCAGGTTAGAAATGCCTTACGGTTAGATAAAAGCAATTTTTACCTGCTCGGACATTCATGGGGCGGCATTCTCGCCATGGAGTATGCACTGAAGCATCAGCAACATCTGAAAGGGCTGATTATTTCAAACATGATGGCAAGTGCACCCGAATACGGAAAATATGCCGATGAGGTGTTGGCAAAAAAACTGCCCCCTGATGTGCTCCAGAAAATCAGGGCTATTGAAGAAAAAGGCGATTTTGAAAACCCCGAATACATGGAATTACTCCTGCCCAATTTTTATGCAAAACATATCCTGAGATTAGAAGAATGGCCGGAGCCCGTGAGCCGTCCTTTCAACAAACTGAACAGCGATTTGTATGTCATCATGCAGGGGCCAAGCGAGTTTGGTATTGCCGGCAAACTTGCTACCTGGGATGTGAGCAAAGAGTTGAAAAACATTCAGGTTCCTACCCTCGTCATTGGCGCTACTCACGACACCATGGATCCGAAATATATGGAATGGATGAGCAAAGAACTTCCTAATGGTCAGTTTTTACTCTGTGAAAACGGCAGCCACATGTGTATGTATGACGATCAGGAACGCTATATGTCAGGGGTTATTAAATTTATTAAATCGGTTCCGAATTGATTTTCAACGGTCAAACAACAGCCCTTGAAACTCCTTTGTCAGGCTGGACAAAACACCGGCCTAACGCCTTGATTTTTTAGACGAAATGGTTTTGCCTGCAAATTTTACAAATTTCATCG
This is a stretch of genomic DNA from Sphingobacteriales bacterium. It encodes these proteins:
- a CDS encoding proline iminopeptidase-family hydrolase, which gives rise to MKPQTLLFICLLTIYSALTSCTTQPKTAIEENTPSYFTPYEHGIQTGGVKTIRINTPKGEFNVWTKRFGNNPSQKVLLLNGGPGLSHEYFEFFESFFPKEGIEFIYYDQLACGNSDNPKDTSLYDLARYVDEVEQVRNALRLDKSNFYLLGHSWGGILAMEYALKHQQHLKGLIISNMMASAPEYGKYADEVLAKKLPPDVLQKIRAIEEKGDFENPEYMELLLPNFYAKHILRLEEWPEPVSRPFNKLNSDLYVIMQGPSEFGIAGKLATWDVSKELKNIQVPTLVIGATHDTMDPKYMEWMSKELPNGQFLLCENGSHMCMYDDQERYMSGVIKFIKSVPN